One genomic segment of Paenibacillus sp. FSL H8-0332 includes these proteins:
- a CDS encoding histidine kinase, whose translation MSDVILQQILAELQGVKSEISGMNSEISGIKSEISEIKSDVKNLQSEFAAFKSEISAELVIIKADIESIKEDTKLIPLIQQAVSEVNAEVVAGRDTLERIDRSLRGHDATLDILARRSIDQEAELKRLAASA comes from the coding sequence ATGAGCGATGTAATTCTCCAACAAATTCTTGCCGAGCTGCAAGGAGTAAAATCAGAAATTTCAGGGATGAATTCCGAAATTTCAGGAATCAAGTCCGAAATTTCAGAAATAAAGTCCGATGTTAAAAATCTTCAGTCAGAATTCGCTGCATTCAAGTCTGAAATTTCAGCCGAACTGGTGATCATCAAGGCTGACATTGAAAGTATTAAGGAAGATACGAAGCTAATTCCGCTTATTCAACAAGCGGTGTCCGAAGTCAACGCTGAAGTCGTTGCTGGCCGGGATACGCTGGAGCGGATCGACCGGAGCCTACGAGGACATGACGCAACGCTGGATATACTGGCCCGGCGTTCTATAGATCAGGAAGCTGAATTGAAACGTTTAGCTGCTTCTGCATAA
- a CDS encoding ABC transporter substrate-binding protein yields the protein MKTRNWKHLMKLVVLTAAVSVVAAGCGSANQAGNAKNSNTGAVAAAPAEAVTISLGLLPSIDAIPFIIAHEQGFDQKHHVNLDIQTFKSAKDRDVAFQAGKVDGLSADLVAISIYNEAGLDVKITSTTTGEFDLLTGNDEVKEVKDLKGKNVILSKNTSTQYTVAMMLKQAGLTEADITVTEVPQIPTRLELLKNNKADAAVLPEPFVTMGRTAGLRVLSSTHSAGINPFVLAFPQSAIDAKGQGIRDMYAAYDEAVDYMKTHDQSEYIDLIIKEVGFPDTLKNEIKVPEYLPANQVDVKEVEAAFAWAREKGLLTKTLSAEDVISDVQFKK from the coding sequence ATGAAGACAAGAAACTGGAAACACCTTATGAAGCTAGTCGTGCTGACCGCTGCTGTCAGCGTGGTAGCTGCCGGATGCGGTAGCGCAAATCAGGCAGGAAATGCCAAAAATTCGAATACAGGAGCTGTTGCAGCTGCACCTGCTGAGGCTGTTACGATATCGCTGGGACTACTGCCATCCATCGACGCGATTCCTTTTATTATTGCCCATGAGCAGGGATTCGATCAGAAGCATCATGTGAACCTGGATATCCAGACCTTCAAGAGCGCGAAGGATCGTGATGTGGCTTTTCAGGCGGGTAAGGTAGATGGCCTCAGTGCGGATCTGGTGGCGATCTCGATCTATAATGAAGCAGGACTCGATGTCAAAATCACCAGCACGACCACAGGTGAATTCGACCTGCTGACCGGAAATGATGAAGTGAAAGAGGTAAAGGATCTGAAAGGGAAGAACGTCATCCTGTCCAAGAATACCTCGACCCAGTATACCGTCGCTATGATGCTGAAGCAGGCAGGCCTGACGGAAGCCGATATTACTGTAACGGAAGTGCCGCAGATTCCAACGCGTCTGGAGCTGCTTAAGAATAATAAGGCGGATGCGGCTGTTTTGCCGGAGCCTTTTGTAACCATGGGCCGCACTGCAGGTCTGCGCGTTCTCAGCTCTACTCACAGTGCGGGTATCAATCCGTTTGTGCTGGCTTTTCCGCAGAGTGCCATTGATGCCAAGGGTCAGGGAATCCGTGATATGTACGCCGCTTATGATGAGGCTGTTGATTATATGAAGACGCATGACCAATCGGAATATATCGACCTGATTATTAAGGAAGTGGGTTTTCCCGACACGCTGAAGAATGAGATTAAGGTGCCGGAGTATCTGCCTGCGAACCAGGTGGATGTGAAGGAAGTGGAGGCTGCTTTTGCCTGGGCCCGTGAAAAAGGACTGCTGACCAAAACACTATCGGCTGAAGATGTGATCTCCGATGTCCAGTTTAAAAAATAG
- a CDS encoding ABC transporter permease: MVKRRHFVHLLRLLLVFAGMNVVWYVAYLLMNHAILPSPGAVYKAMFQLGAHDVALNVGYSLMRITEGVLLALLLGLLAGLLMGRSPFWNRILDPVVYLTYPIPKIALLPVVMLFFGLGETSKVLMIMLILLFQVIISVRDGVKAIPESTYDVLTSIGASTMQKFWNVTLPGALSVILSTIRISLGTAISVLFFTEIYGTEHGMGFFIMDAWLRLDYPEMYAGIMLFSLVGFVLFLLVDVLDYRFMKWRR; this comes from the coding sequence ATGGTAAAACGACGGCATTTTGTTCACCTGCTGCGCCTGCTGCTCGTTTTTGCCGGAATGAATGTTGTCTGGTATGTCGCTTATCTGCTCATGAATCACGCGATTCTGCCCAGCCCGGGTGCGGTGTATAAGGCGATGTTTCAACTGGGGGCCCATGATGTGGCGCTGAATGTCGGCTACAGTCTGATGCGGATCACTGAAGGTGTGCTGCTGGCTCTGCTGCTGGGTCTGCTGGCCGGTCTGCTGATGGGCCGCTCCCCCTTCTGGAACCGGATACTGGACCCCGTCGTCTATCTGACCTATCCGATTCCCAAAATTGCGCTGTTGCCGGTGGTCATGCTCTTCTTCGGACTCGGAGAAACCTCCAAGGTGCTGATGATTATGCTGATCCTGCTATTCCAGGTCATTATCTCGGTACGCGATGGTGTGAAGGCTATCCCCGAGAGTACTTATGATGTACTGACGAGTATAGGTGCCAGCACGATGCAGAAATTCTGGAATGTGACGCTTCCCGGCGCTTTGTCGGTGATCCTCAGTACCATTCGCATATCGCTGGGCACAGCGATTTCCGTACTCTTTTTCACCGAAATCTATGGTACGGAGCATGGTATGGGCTTCTTTATCATGGATGCCTGGCTGCGGCTGGACTACCCTGAGATGTATGCCGGAATTATGCTGTTCAGTCTGGTGGGATTCGTGCTGTTCCTGCTGGTGGATGTGCTGGATTACAGATTTATGAAGTGGCGGAGGTAG
- a CDS encoding ATP-binding cassette domain-containing protein, producing the protein MSSLKNSGLCIHQLHVAYQNGQLALGEMNLTLPEHGIYTVIGPSGSGKSTLLRAIAGLLPGYEGELLFNGRSVHDKDTLIGLVPQNYGLLPWKTVRDNIRIAMRIARPGGAGHNRREQDRQIMHWLESMGIAQLAGRFPLSLSGGQQQRVAIARAFAILPTLLLLDEPFSALDAITREGLQQIFIDNWQAHPATTLFVTHDVEEAILLGQKIIIMLPGQQEPPEILENAAVFAMKHSEKRESDEYFMQSKRIRKVMMEKW; encoded by the coding sequence ATGTCCAGTTTAAAAAATAGCGGTCTCTGCATTCATCAGCTCCATGTAGCTTATCAGAACGGGCAGCTGGCTCTGGGTGAAATGAACCTGACCCTGCCGGAGCACGGGATTTATACGGTGATCGGCCCTTCGGGCAGCGGCAAATCCACGCTGCTGCGGGCGATTGCCGGATTGCTGCCCGGTTACGAGGGGGAACTGCTCTTCAATGGCAGATCTGTTCATGATAAGGACACGCTGATCGGGCTGGTGCCGCAGAATTATGGCCTGCTGCCCTGGAAGACGGTCCGTGACAACATCCGGATTGCGATGCGGATCGCCCGTCCGGGCGGGGCAGGCCACAATCGGCGGGAGCAGGACCGGCAAATTATGCATTGGCTTGAATCCATGGGGATTGCCCAGCTCGCCGGCCGGTTTCCGCTCTCGCTGAGCGGCGGTCAGCAGCAGCGGGTAGCCATTGCCCGCGCCTTTGCCATTCTGCCGACCCTTCTGCTGCTGGATGAGCCGTTCTCGGCACTGGACGCCATTACGCGGGAAGGGCTGCAGCAGATTTTTATCGATAACTGGCAGGCGCATCCGGCGACCACGCTGTTCGTCACCCACGATGTGGAGGAGGCGATTCTCCTGGGACAGAAGATTATCATCATGCTGCCGGGACAGCAGGAGCCGCCGGAGATTCTCGAGAACGCTGCTGTATTTGCAATGAAGCATTCCGAGAAGCGGGAGAGCGATGAGTACTTTATGCAGTCCAAGAGAATCCGAAAGGTAATGATGGAGAAATGGTAA